TCTTACTCTGAGAGTTTTCCCTCCCAAGCTCTGAGTGGGGACAGCCTACGAATGCAGCATGGCAATAGCAGGGGAAAAGGGGCTGTTCCTGTTCAGCCGCCTTTAAACAACCCCATCTGTTGTCTGAGCCGCAGCAGACACTGGGAAAGAACATTCCCCTTCCATTGGTGCCAAGACTTTTCCCTGAGCTGTGAGGTCTGGGAGCAGTCAGTCCCACTGCTGTTACAGCTGTTGGCCCCTTTGCCAGGACTGCTTTCAGCAGAACTGAGCAACTGCTGTTCCCAGCACGGAGCTGTGGACTGCCCAGCCACTGGGATCACCCAGCTgtgccagccctgtgcctggAGCAGCGTGGCTGTGGGCACTCCATGGGCACGGCCTGCTGCgtggtgcagctgcagcctACAGAGGtgagcctgcaggcagcagcccacGCCACAGGTCCGTTCTGCAAGGTATTGGGCTCTGCCCTCGCCTCGGGTCACAGTTGGCTGCcagctttcttccttcctttttgggCAATCTAAaggattttgcttttcctggcGCCTTCCCAGCCCCTTGCTGGCATcgaggcagcagccagcagtggaGATTCTGCTTCCCACCCtaagcacaggcacagaggaggATCCTGGGTGTGGAACTTTCAGCTTTCTAGTTAAGTCGTGCCAATAGGTGACTTGCTTTTCTCCAGATTTTAGCTCACGATGATGTagtgcttttcatttctccacATCATCAGCAGGATGTCTTCACGGTGCAGTCCCTTGGTGTTGCTCAGAGCCAGACGTGCAGCGGAGCCTTTTTGGCATTCAGATGTCCCCATccctcatttttttcatcttaggACCAGAAGCTTTCAATTattctgcaggcagctgctcccAGTCACGCTATCTGGTGTGGGCTCAACGTAACCAAGTTGCCCAAAGCCTCGTAACCGCTCCCAGCGTGCCAGAGCAGAGCCTGACCGACAGGGATGGGATGAGGCTCCCCGGTGATCCCCGGGCTGGGCTCCCACGTGCAGCGTGGCCCTGTGCAGGGCGTGGGGCACCGGGTGACCTTCAGAGGCGGCCGCTCTGCTTAATGGGTTTCAATCTGATTATGCAGTGTTTTACTAAGAAATGTGCTTGGCATGTTCTTCTCAATTAAATACAAATGTAGGGACAGTTATCTTGAACTCTCTGCCTGCTACTTGGGAAAAAGACTTTGAAAATGATATTAGGGATCAAAAGTGTTCTTGGGGTAATTCTTTTTAAACGGCGGAGTTAATCCAGAACTGAATTTGTCCCTGCATTTCCAAATGAGAGGCAGTAGCTGTATATAATCTGTTTATGGTTTTAGAGCGAATGTTAATCTTGGATTTGGTGGCTTTTCCCAAGGGTCGATTTGCTGTGCTGCAAAATGCTTTAGCCCCCTGCACTGAGATGActccatcttttattttaaagagagattTCACCGTGTTTATAAACAAACGTCAGACCTGCGAATGTTCCATCTGTGGGGCCCTCTGCAGTGGAAGTGGTACCATTTTTCTCCCCTCGCTGTGTTTGGTTTGTGCGGCGCCTGGCACGGCGACCTGAGCTCCTGGATGCCGTCCTGGGGACGTGCTGCACACACGGGGGTGCAGTTGGATAGTTTGAGTTCAACTGAATTTCCCCCTCTGAGATCTTGCTGTGCCCTGGGTGCTTTCTTCACACCAGCAGTGTCCTCgtgcagcccctgcctgcagTTCCCTGGCCACGCACTGGGGCTGAGCAGGTAGGGCAGAAccacaaaaggaagaagttatAAATCCCACTCCTCTCTCCaatagaaagcaaaaaacaCCAAAGGGGGGATTTCTGAGGTGGGCTTCATACGGAGGTGGCTGCCAAAAACGTGCCTTGTGCTTCAGTCCAGCTGCTGGTCCTGGCTCTGGGGGGCTCAAAGCCGCCCCCATCCTTGGGGCCCCACGTCTCACCAGAGGTGACTTTGTGACATCTCCCTGTGCCCGCAggtgctgggatgctgcagcgCGCCGGGGGCTGACGTGTGGAGCTCTGGCTGTGGGGAGCAGTGCCCCCGCCGCCCACCCATGCTCCCGGCCGGCAGCCGGGGCCGTGCCCCGTGACGAAGTGCCCACCTCACCACGACCACCGCCATGACGAGCCTCTTTCGgcgcagcagcagcaatggtgGCTCACGCGGCGGCTCCTCGGCACAGGAGCTCAACAACAGCCGCCCCGCCAGGCAGGTGCGCCGGCTGGAGTTCAACCAGGCCATGGAGGACTTCAAGACCATGTTCCCCAATATGGACTATGACATCATCGAGTGCGTTTTGAGGGCCAACAACGGTGCCGTGGACGCCACCATCGACCAGCTCCTCCAGATGAACCTGGACGGCAGCGGCTGTGAGGACAGCTCGGACTCGGAGGACAGCATTCCCCCTGAGGTACTGCTGTGTCTGGCTTGGGCTCATTCTGTCTCATTTCTGCCCCCTGCATGACTGGGTGTAGGGGAAGGACAGCAGAGCTGGTGTCCTTGCAGGCCTGCAGCTGCACTTTATGGCTGACGTGGGTGCCACTTGACAGCCATCTGAATGCTGTCTTGGCCAGTTTGTAGCATGCAGCCTGGCTGGTTGGCCTCTGGCAGTGCTTGAAGCTTGAGCCACACCActctcctccctcctttcttccctaAAACCAATAGAAGGGCTTTGGCTCCTGCCCCACAGTGCCAAAATGCAGTGCCTCTTCCCTACAGAACAGTGTCCCAAACCTGCCCAGTGCATGTtggccccatcctctccacagcactgctcGGCTCACCCTCACCCTCTCTTCCTCTGTCCTCAGATCATTGAGCGCACCCTGGAGCCAGACAGCTCGGATGAGGAGCCTCCCCCGGTGTACTCCCCCCCGGCCTATGAGAGCCAGGTGCTGGGCAGTCCACGTgcacctcccacccccccacccagGTGAGTCTGCTGCATATGCATTAGTATGAAGTCTAGGGAGGTGAAGGAAGCTGCAGCTGGATAAAAAATGGCCCTAAAACATGAACAGCTGAGAGGGCAAGAGAGCTGCCCGTGAAGTGAGTAGAATGGCAAAAATCAGCTCCTGGATGCAGGGAGTGCTTGCTGCCTCTGGAAAACACCAGGAGCTGTGTAGCTGGGGCCTGGCACCTCTTATCTCTTGGCACCAGGAGCCCTTGTGCCTGTGGCAGGGAAGGGCAGTGGGCTCTCTGCAGGGACAGCGCAGCCAGGCTTGTGACGGAGCCCTGGAGCTCAGCTTTTCTCTGGCAGCTCTGACTGTGGGCTTGTAGGATAGCCAGGCACAATGAGATTTCCCAGCCCCTGGACAACGCCTGGGGAGCTGGGCAGGTGGCTGCTGACATGGGTCCGTGCACCACACCGTTTGGTGGTGTTTGAGTTCCCTCTGGCTgaaggctctggctgtgctcactgcagggcGGATGTGCCAGGGCCTGGCCGCTACAGGAACTGGAACCCACCACTGCTGGGCAACCTCCCTGAGGACTTCCTGCGCATCCTACCCCAGCAAGCTGCCCATACACAGGTGAGCACCAACCCCGAGCCCCTGTGGTATGACCAGGAGTCATGGGTTGCTTCTGATCAGTTTGAAAATCACTCTGTTGCTCTGCTGGGAAACTGTAGGACCAGCCAGTGCTCCtggggagagcagtgaggcCTGACGCTCAGGGGATACTGTGTATGTGAGGTACAAAATCTGGAACAAACCAGGGGATGTCCTCATAGGAAACCGGGGTACTCATACGCTCCTTGACAGTTTTGGGGCTGGCACCACAGCACCCCATGGGGACTGAGCACAGCCTCAGTGGGCACCAGCTCAGCTTTGGCTGCTCCGCATCCCCTGGACATCCCATGGCCACTTTGCACCCCTGTAACAGGGCTGGTGCCTTCCAAGTGTCAGGGgcctggggagggctgcagatGCATCAGCTTTTCCCTATCCTTTTTGGCGCCAAAGGCAGCCTGCTACGTTGCCATTTGTAATTGCCTGAAAGTTGAGCTTCTCAGGCTATAATACCTTTCTGGGAATAGGAACATGCCATTTCACAGGGGCTCAGgggagagagaagcagctgCCCTTCTCTTTCCTGGTAATtgtgtgcttttgctttttatggCACTTTGAGCGCAGCAGTAGATATTGTAGATAGATACTGTAGGCAAGGGAGAGATTGATTCTGTGCAGTGTGGCTCTGCTCTTCCACATGTACAGATACAGTGGGAACCAGGGAGGGTGAGAGAGTGCGAGCACCggggcactgccagcaggaaATTGGAGTCTCCTACTTTCAATTGGGCAAAATTAAAGCAGTGATGCTGGCTGCAGGGCCTTCCTCCTTCACTTCCACGTCTTGCTTCAACCCtatgtatttaaattaaaaatgtgatcTGAAAAAGAGCTCTTCCAGATGATTCCCACATCAGGGGCTCTGATCCCATGCAGCGGTGTCCCCCTGGCTCTGCTTGGCAATGGTGTCAGACACATGGGCTCcagcagctttgtgctgtgGCCATGGACCAATCTCTGCCTGCGTTTCCTCCTGCACAGGGCTCCCCTGGATGCCGGCAGCCCGTGCCACGGGGCCAGGGCTCCCTGGAGCAGGAGAGGAGGTGGAAGCAGTACCTGGAGGATGAGCGGATTGCGCTCTTCCTGCAGAACGAGGAGTTCATGAAGGAGCTGCAAAGGAACCGGGATTTTCTCCTTGCCCTGGAGAGAGGTGAGAAGCACCTTTAGGAACCTCTGTCTGCTTTTCAGGCACATGCCCCACTCTGGGACACTGCTCCTGCTGCGGTGTGTCAACCTCATCCCCATCCGCTGCAGCTGGAAAACCACCACGTTTCGGCGGGCGCTCacttcctctgctgtgggctCCCACAGAGTGCCTGCGGTcgctgagctgcagcagtgatggTGCTGGGGGtaggctgctgcctgcctgctcccaccACTCCCAGCTGTGGTGTGGAAATGTTTGACATCCCTGGGGTGTGGCAAAGCTTgtccctttgctgctgcagggactgAGTGCAGCGGGCATGTACGGGCAAGGAGCAtgaagctgtgtgtgctgcctcAGGAGTCTCAccagggttttttgtttttcagatcgACTGAAATACGAGTCAAAAAAATCCAAGTTGAccagtgctgctgtcagcaatgatttctgtttctcctccGTAATACCAGGTAATTTCAAGATAGATAAGAGTATCTCCTGTCATCAGTGGAATGCCCCAAAGCTCCACTCAATGTGCcctgccatgctgtgccatgctgtgtgATGTGGCTGCGTGGGGAGGAACCAAGCTGGTTCCtccctgctgcacagagcccctAAAAGcaggtggcagtggggcaggCAGGTGATGGAGTTTGGTGCCATGCTCTCCTCACCCAGCTGCTCCTGTGTCCTGCCTCCATTCTTCCCCTGAGCCCAGTTCCCAGGAGTGACAAAGCCTGCTGTCTTGATGGGAGCAGAGGATTGTGTCTGGGAGACGTAATGACTGTTCCCAAGTAATCCTGATTAACCTCAGCAGTGAGGCAGCTGCCTGGGGACAGAATTAGCTCTGGTAGCTGTCCATGTCCCCaagtggggctggggtgggcaAGATGCAGCCACTCAGCTGCAAGTTGGGGTCACTGTCCCCAGGGTTTCTGCACCCCAGATCTCAAAGGGGTTTTGTCACCCAGAACCAGGTATGGAGTGCTGTGCCCTTTTACTGCTCACTGTTACTTGGCTCTGCCAGTGACCAGATCTGCTGATGGTGCCCAAATGTTTGCCTTCCAGGTGATGTAGCCACTCCTGGAACCAGCgaggctggcagtgctgtaTCTGATGATGCCTTATTCAGAGACAAACTGAAACACATGGGAAAATGTGAGTTGGTTTCCAGGCTCCAgtctggcagcaggaagccagtGACAGGCTAGAGGAGTGCGTGGATATTTTGTGGTGTCTGTTGATGATGCAGATGGTGTTGGGAATCCcagaagaggaagcagaggagtTTGCTATggctctccttttcctcttaaGCCTGTCACAGTGTGCTTCTCCCAttgcaaaacaaacccaagttctttgggcagcctgactCAGACTGCAGCTGGCCAAGACCCACTGGGGTGGCCTGGGGTAGTCATGGGTAGGGAATACCACAGAAATCCCAATGAAAGGGTACGAACACCAGCACCTCTGGCCTGGGGCCACCTGTATCTCTGCTGGTGGCAGGACCTGGTTCTCGGTGCCCAGCACCACAGTGGCTGCTTTTGGCACTGGTGGCTCTTGCCCATAGCTGtctcctccccccacccctggCAGCTCTATGGGGAGTTTGCGGTGAGACCCTCACTGGGCTGCTTCCTTCCAGCAACACGCAAGAAGCTGTTTGAACTTGCCAGAGCCTTCTCTGAGAAGACGAAGATGAGGAAGTCAAAAAGGAAACACTTGTTGAAGCACCAGGTGTATCCTAAAAGGGGCTTGTTGTCATTTGCCCCTGGTAGCTGGGACTGCTGGGGGAATGCGGGTGGTCCTGGGGACTCTTGAGGCTGCAGTTTGGAGAGGAGCGT
The DNA window shown above is from Gallus gallus isolate bGalGal1 chromosome 19, bGalGal1.mat.broiler.GRCg7b, whole genome shotgun sequence and carries:
- the CUEDC1 gene encoding CUE domain-containing protein 1 encodes the protein MTSLFRRSSSNGGSRGGSSAQELNNSRPARQVRRLEFNQAMEDFKTMFPNMDYDIIECVLRANNGAVDATIDQLLQMNLDGSGCEDSSDSEDSIPPEIIERTLEPDSSDEEPPPVYSPPAYESQVLGSPRAPPTPPPRADVPGPGRYRNWNPPLLGNLPEDFLRILPQQAAHTQGSPGCRQPVPRGQGSLEQERRWKQYLEDERIALFLQNEEFMKELQRNRDFLLALERDRLKYESKKSKLTSAAVSNDFCFSSVIPGDVATPGTSEAGSAVSDDALFRDKLKHMGKSTRKKLFELARAFSEKTKMRKSKRKHLLKHQVLGTAASTANLLDDVEGHSCDEDFQARRQQLREEEETLKEGQ